The following proteins come from a genomic window of Verrucomicrobiia bacterium:
- a CDS encoding helix-turn-helix transcriptional regulator gives MNETLVERMKRVRKEKKLTMFELALRLRVPEGMISRLEKGKVPPTSQQADIIRAFLAGKI, from the coding sequence ATGAACGAAACCTTGGTTGAAAGAATGAAGCGGGTCCGGAAAGAAAAGAAACTGACGATGTTCGAGCTGGCGCTGCGCCTGCGCGTGCCCGAGGGAATGATCTCGCGGCTGGAAAAAGGCAAAGTGCCGCCCACGTCCCAGCAGGCCGACATTATCCGCGCCTTTCTGGCCGGCAAGATCTAA
- a CDS encoding response regulator has translation MPKKKPHILMIEDDPDISRAVAFSIRKEGHTVEVINDGQAGLNAVLAKAPDLLILDLMLPNVPGEEICKSIRENDDERIQRIPIIMLTAKGSEVDGIVGRVIGANSYIAKPFVMQDLLREIDRLTPAENAA, from the coding sequence ATGCCTAAGAAAAAACCTCACATTCTGATGATCGAGGATGATCCCGACATCTCCAGGGCCGTGGCCTTCAGCATCCGCAAGGAAGGCCATACAGTCGAGGTCATCAACGACGGCCAGGCGGGCTTGAACGCCGTCCTCGCGAAGGCCCCCGACCTCCTCATTCTGGACCTCATGCTTCCCAATGTCCCAGGCGAGGAAATCTGCAAGAGCATCCGGGAAAATGACGACGAAAGAATCCAACGCATTCCCATCATCATGCTCACGGCGAAAGGCTCCGAAGTCGACGGCATTGTGGGCCGCGTCATCGGTGCGAACAGTTACATCGCGAAGCCTTTTGTGATGCAGGACCTGCTCAGGGAAATCGACCGGCTGACGCCGGCGGAGAATGCCGCCTAA
- a CDS encoding PAS domain S-box protein has protein sequence MEEFVSGPASHSLNFFAFPPLVVGILVALLGILTVLWERFSRISLLFCLLTFSASLWLTSYGIVFLIPDPEMALAVSRWTHVGVSVIPSLLYMFVLAMGRPPVRYQLLLPPMVALSFYFCYLALRSDVWLSGIHHYFWGYYPLYGSHAPYFFTFFFTSLFGGLAVLGLCYRSAGSKRAKYRLRTMLWAIALGSLACVDFLANMGLNIYPVGYLPILFFILLSSNTMLRYHLVDLTPAFAAGQILETMESAVIVLDHDGIIRVANRAVCEMLKYKRNEIIGLPSSAIFKYTTTSGLGKVAGLMDPSLSKGGEAFDIVKIRSYPMQWAAKDGQLVQVSISASVLKNSKGLREGTIYVAEDLTERQRTEKALEQTEDQFRLVMNSVDEYAITMLDPEGSVTSWSAGGEKLKGYKADEVLGKPFFMFYLPEDVSDQRPQRLLKSAAAQGFVEDEGWIRRKNGSKFWARVTMTALRNKAGKLEGFLRVTRDRTQSKEVDDKLRESEERFRSVAESANEAIVCADEKGYIMYWNNGASSIFGYADYEVIGRPLSIIMPQRYREAHERGLYRLRHTGELKVMGKTLELHGLRKDGTEFPIELSLSHWKTSRGLFFAGIIRDISLRRQMQEERERFFTVSLEMLCVVNYDGYFKQLNPTWQKVTGWSNEELMARPALEFVHPEDRTESEIELRKVVSGLNVESYEHRFLCKDGTYRWLLWNAIPLPDQKLIYGAARDITESRKNKEMRLRLASIVESTNDAILGMNRTGTITSWNPAAEKIFGYKAVEIIGSPVAILALPEDAGEVAGIISRIQEGGTFENYEAIRLRKDGTPIKVALTISPIRDATGRITGISTVCRDITALKEAEDLLRHKKDLEMKSQFISVVSHELRTPLTAIKMGGDVLMSGRSGDVTEEQKEWLDMICRNVDRLARLINNVLDFQKLDAGRVVYEKKKHNLNELVLEIEKTVHPLFKDKPVALKLELAGDLPEADFDRDKVAQVLINLVDNAAKFTDQGAVTIKTAKKGNTIELAVHDTGIGIKKENLGKLFTSFSQVHDPSTNRKVHGTGLGLAISKRIVEQHGGRIWVQSEFGKGSTFGLILPVEAGEAAAV, from the coding sequence GTGGAAGAATTCGTCTCGGGTCCGGCGTCCCATTCCCTTAATTTTTTCGCGTTTCCGCCTCTGGTCGTCGGCATCCTCGTCGCGCTTCTGGGCATTCTCACCGTCTTGTGGGAGCGGTTCTCCCGCATCAGCCTGCTGTTTTGCCTTCTCACTTTTTCCGCGTCGCTTTGGCTCACGAGTTACGGCATCGTCTTTCTCATTCCCGATCCCGAGATGGCCCTTGCCGTCTCACGGTGGACGCATGTCGGCGTCAGCGTGATTCCGAGCCTTCTTTATATGTTTGTTCTTGCCATGGGCCGGCCGCCCGTGCGTTACCAGCTCCTGCTGCCGCCCATGGTGGCGCTGTCTTTTTATTTTTGCTATCTCGCCCTGCGTTCGGACGTGTGGCTGAGCGGCATCCACCATTATTTCTGGGGGTATTACCCGCTTTACGGCAGCCATGCGCCTTATTTTTTTACGTTTTTTTTCACGTCGCTTTTCGGGGGCCTTGCCGTGCTCGGCCTTTGCTACCGCAGCGCCGGCTCCAAAAGGGCCAAGTACCGCCTGCGCACGATGCTTTGGGCCATTGCGCTCGGCTCGCTGGCCTGCGTGGACTTTTTGGCCAACATGGGGCTGAACATTTATCCCGTGGGTTACCTTCCCATTCTTTTCTTTATCCTGCTTTCCTCAAACACCATGCTCCGTTATCACCTGGTTGATTTGACGCCCGCCTTCGCGGCGGGACAGATCCTCGAGACCATGGAAAGCGCGGTCATCGTGCTCGACCATGACGGCATCATCCGGGTGGCCAACCGCGCCGTATGCGAGATGCTCAAATACAAACGTAACGAAATCATCGGCCTTCCCAGTTCCGCGATTTTTAAATACACGACGACGTCCGGGCTGGGCAAAGTGGCCGGGCTCATGGATCCGAGCCTCTCCAAGGGAGGAGAGGCCTTCGACATCGTGAAGATCCGCAGCTATCCCATGCAATGGGCCGCCAAAGACGGGCAGCTGGTCCAGGTCAGCATCTCCGCGTCGGTTTTGAAAAACAGCAAGGGGCTTCGAGAAGGCACGATCTACGTCGCCGAAGACCTGACCGAGCGCCAGCGGACGGAAAAAGCGCTGGAGCAAACCGAGGATCAGTTCCGGCTTGTCATGAATAGCGTGGACGAATATGCGATCACCATGCTCGATCCCGAAGGATCCGTCACCTCCTGGAGCGCGGGCGGCGAAAAGCTCAAGGGGTACAAGGCGGACGAAGTGCTCGGCAAGCCGTTCTTCATGTTTTATCTTCCGGAAGACGTGAGCGATCAGAGGCCCCAGCGGCTGCTCAAATCCGCGGCGGCGCAGGGCTTCGTGGAAGACGAGGGCTGGATCCGCCGCAAGAATGGATCGAAATTCTGGGCGCGCGTCACTATGACCGCGCTCCGGAACAAGGCCGGAAAGCTCGAGGGCTTTTTGCGCGTGACGCGCGACAGGACGCAAAGCAAGGAGGTGGACGACAAGCTCCGCGAAAGCGAGGAACGCTTCCGGTCCGTCGCGGAAAGCGCCAACGAGGCGATCGTTTGCGCGGACGAAAAAGGCTACATCATGTACTGGAACAACGGCGCCAGCAGCATTTTCGGCTACGCGGATTACGAGGTCATCGGCCGTCCGCTTTCCATCATCATGCCGCAGCGTTACCGCGAAGCGCACGAACGCGGCCTTTACCGCCTGCGCCATACGGGCGAGCTCAAGGTCATGGGCAAGACGCTGGAACTGCACGGACTCCGCAAAGACGGAACGGAATTTCCGATCGAGCTTTCGCTTTCCCATTGGAAAACTTCCCGCGGCCTTTTTTTCGCGGGTATCATCCGCGACATTTCGCTGCGGCGCCAGATGCAGGAAGAGCGTGAGCGGTTTTTCACCGTATCGCTGGAGATGCTGTGCGTCGTCAATTACGACGGCTATTTCAAGCAGCTCAATCCCACCTGGCAGAAAGTGACCGGCTGGTCGAACGAAGAGTTGATGGCGAGGCCCGCCCTCGAATTCGTGCACCCGGAAGACAGGACCGAGTCCGAAATCGAGCTTCGGAAAGTCGTGTCCGGCCTGAACGTCGAGAGCTACGAACACCGTTTTTTATGCAAGGACGGCACTTACCGCTGGCTGCTGTGGAACGCGATCCCGCTGCCGGACCAGAAGCTGATCTATGGCGCGGCGCGCGACATCACGGAAAGCCGCAAGAACAAGGAAATGCGCCTGCGCCTGGCGTCCATCGTCGAATCGACCAACGACGCGATTCTTGGCATGAACCGGACCGGCACCATCACGAGCTGGAATCCCGCCGCGGAAAAAATTTTTGGCTACAAGGCCGTCGAAATCATCGGAAGCCCGGTCGCGATCCTGGCCTTGCCGGAGGATGCCGGGGAAGTGGCCGGGATCATCAGCCGCATTCAGGAAGGCGGTACGTTCGAGAATTACGAGGCCATCCGGCTGCGGAAAGACGGGACGCCGATCAAGGTCGCGCTCACCATTTCGCCGATACGGGACGCCACCGGCAGGATCACGGGCATCTCGACCGTCTGCCGCGACATCACGGCGCTGAAAGAGGCCGAAGATCTCCTGCGGCACAAAAAGGACCTCGAGATGAAATCCCAGTTCATCTCGGTTGTTTCCCACGAACTGAGGACGCCGCTGACCGCCATCAAGATGGGGGGCGACGTGCTGATGAGCGGGCGCTCGGGCGACGTGACCGAAGAACAGAAGGAATGGCTCGACATGATTTGCCGCAACGTTGACAGGCTGGCGCGCCTCATCAATAATGTGCTGGATTTCCAGAAGCTGGACGCCGGGCGCGTGGTCTACGAGAAGAAAAAACACAATCTCAACGAACTCGTCCTCGAGATCGAAAAAACCGTGCACCCTCTTTTCAAAGATAAGCCCGTGGCGCTCAAGCTGGAACTGGCCGGCGACCTTCCCGAGGCGGATTTCGACCGGGACAAAGTCGCGCAGGTCCTGATCAACCTGGTCGACAATGCCGCGAAATTTACGGACCAGGGCGCCGTGACGATCAAGACGGCAAAAAAGGGCAATACGATCGAACTCGCGGTGCACGACACCGGCATCGGCATCAAAAAGGAAAATCTGGGCAAATTATTCACGTCGTTTTCACAAGTTCACGATCCCTCCACC